In a single window of the Neodiprion virginianus isolate iyNeoVirg1 chromosome 1, iyNeoVirg1.1, whole genome shotgun sequence genome:
- the LOC124298578 gene encoding serpin B6-like, whose translation MADKNTDALRKVALTTGEFSKNFLTTVAGDTSSNLVVSPLSAQVALAMAAYGAGGKTATQMRKSLLLPEDNQLGQSGYKSLIERLNGVKEVELRIANKIYPAKQFVIKSAYKELTARKFLSRCEELDFHNSEAAARTINSWCEQQTNNRIKDVIARGSLHPNTALVLVNAAYFKGSWAKRFDPSLTADRPFHLNDKTSKIVPTMFLKHTFRFGHLPEVNARFIELPYRGNELSMVIILPKEVNGLKAVRDNLHKVNLAARLKRTGPSHVELSLPKFKIETTLNLEQSLKILGMTDMFQDGADFSGIADSGLKISKVVQKTFIEVNEEGSEAAAATVIVAMPISLDAQPPPPERFIVDRPVYYAIYHRDLEVTLFNGFLHQPSVS comes from the coding sequence ATGGCCGATAAAAACACCGACGCACTTCGGAAAGTCGCTCTTACTACTGgcgaattttccaaaaattttttgacgaCCGTGGCTGGTGACACTTCGAGTAATTTGGTCGTATCCCCGTTGAGTGCTCAAGTTGCGCTCGCCATGGCTGCCTATGGAGCTGGCGGCAAGACAGCAACGCAAATGCGAAAATCTCTGCTACTTCCGGAAGACAACCAGCTCGGTCAATCCGGCTACAAGTCTCTGATCGAAAGATTGAACGGTGTGAAGGAAGTGGAACTGCGCATcgcgaataaaatatatccTGCAAAACAGTTCGTGATAAAATCTGCGTACAAGGAATTAACTgctagaaaatttttgtccaGGTGCGAGGAACTGGACTTTCACAATTCGGAAGCGGCTGCTCGTACCATAAACTCCTGGTGCGAACAGCAGACTAACAATCGTATCAAGGATGTAATTGCCAGAGGCAGCCTCCATCCCAACACAGCTCTGGTTCTCGTGAACGCTGCCTACTTCAAGGGTAGCTGGGCCAAGAGGTTCGATCCATCTCTAACTGCGGACAGACCATTCCATCTCAATGATAAAACTAGCAAAATCGTTCCTACCATGTTCTTGAAGCATACATTCAGGTTTGGCCACCTTCCCGAAGTCAATGCAAGGTTCATCGAACTCCCGTATCGGGGCAACGAGTTGAGCATGGTTATAATACTGCCCAAAGAAGTGAACGGGCTCAAAGCGGTACGGGATAATCTCCACAAAGTGAATTTGGCAGCGCGGTTAAAGCGGACAGGTCCAAGCCACGTTGAGCTGTCTCTACCAAAGTTCAAAATCGAAACCACGTTGAACCTCGAgcagagtttgaaaattttgggaATGACCGACATGTTTCAGGACGGGGCTGATTTTTCTGGCATCGCCGATTCTGGACTCAAAATTAGCAAGGTCGTCCAAAAGACCTTCATCGAAGTCAACGAGGAGGGTAGCGAGGCGGCTGCTGCTACCGTTATCGTTGCTATGCCAATAAGTCTTGATGCTCAGCCCCCGCCACCAGAAAGATTTATCGTCGATCGGCCGGTGTATTATGCGATATACCATCGAGACTTGGAGGTAACCTTGTTTAATGGATTTCTCCACCAACCTTCCGTGTCATAA